Part of the Aquimarina sp. TRL1 genome, AAAGAGTCCGCATATTCTAAGGCATTCCTTTGCAACTCATTTGCTCAATGAAGGAGCAAATTTAAATGCGGTAAAAGAATTACTTGGGCATTCCAGTTTAGCGGCTACACAGGTTTATACACATCATAGCGTGGCTGAATTGTCAAAAGTGTATAAAAAGTCCCATCCTCGGAATAAAAAGTGATTCGTGATTGAGGAATCATTATCGCGCATTTTAAGTTATTTTTTGTTCAATTTATTAAACCTTTTAGTTATGAAAGTAAACTTGCAGTCCGTAAATTTTAATGTAGATAAGAAATTAGTTGATTTTATTCAGGGTAAATTGGATAAGTTAGAAGTGCATTTTAATCGTATAATTTATGCCGATGTGTTCTTGAGAGTTCAAAATACAAGTGGGAAAGAAAATAAATTTACAGAAATTTTATTGAGTGTTCCAGGGGATGAATTTATGGTTAAAAAGATCAATAGGACGTTTGAAGAAGGTGTGGATGAGTGTGTTAGTTCTTTAGAGCGTCAATTGAGGAAAAGAAAGGAAAAATTAAAAGCGCATGCTTAGCGAATTTTTTTTCAGAAAAAGTTTTTGAGAATTAAAATGTTTTCTTACATTTGCACCGCGTTAGAGATAACGCAGCCTTTTACAAGTTAAAAGGAAGGCAAAAGCCGATATAGCTCAGCTGGCTAGAGCAGCTGATTTGTAATCAGCAGGTC contains:
- the raiA gene encoding ribosome-associated translation inhibitor RaiA — translated: MKVNLQSVNFNVDKKLVDFIQGKLDKLEVHFNRIIYADVFLRVQNTSGKENKFTEILLSVPGDEFMVKKINRTFEEGVDECVSSLERQLRKRKEKLKAHA